The genome window ACGCGTTTTGGTACGTATGCTGAGTATACAGCGGTAGATGATCACTTACTTGTACCACTTCCAGAAGGTATTAGTTTTGATGAAGCAGCATCGATTCCACTTGCAGGCTTAACTGCATGGCAAGCTTTGTTCGATCACGCGAAACTACAAAAAGGTGAAAAAGTCTTGATTCATGCTGGTGCTGGTGGCGTTGGGACGTTGGCGATTCAGCTTGCCAAACATGCAGGAGCAGAAGTAATCACAACAGCTAGTGCGAAAAACCATGAATTACTAAAATCTCTTGGCGCAGACCAAGTCATTGATTATAAAGAAGTTAATTTTAAAGACGTCCTTTCAGACATTGATGTAGTTTTTGATACAATGGGTGGTCAAATCGAAACGGATAGCTATGATGTATTAAAAGAAGGAACAGGTCGTTTAGTAAGTATCGTTGGTATTTCAAATGAAGATCGTGCGAAAGAAAAAAATGTAACAGCGACTGGAATTTGGCTTCAACCAAACGGCGAACAGTTGAAAGAACTAGGCAAATTGCTGGCTAATAAAACAATTAAACCAATCGTCGGCGCAACTTTCCCATTCTCTGAAAAAGGTGTTTTCGATGCACATGCATTAAGCGAAACGCACCATGCGGTTGGAAAAATAGTCATTTCATTTAATAAATAAGATTTTCGAAAAGCTAGATGCTATCATCTAGCTTTTTTTGCTGTTTGCTGGAATAATATAGATGGGCTATAATAGCAAAAAAAGGTGGTGTCTAAATGGAAACAAGAGAATTGAAGAATGGGCAAATAATGATGATTCGGAAAGCTACAAAAGAGGACTCTAGTAATATTATTACTTATTTAAATGAAGTAGCTGGTGAGACAAATTATTTATCATTTGGTCAAGGTGAGTTTGCGTTTAGTATAGCTGAAGAAGCTGAATACATTGAAGAAAGCGATAAGAATCCAGGCTCTGTTATGTTGTTATGTTTTATTGATGATGAACTTGCGAGTATTTCTCAGCTTATTGGCCATATAAAAAAGCGAGAATTACATACTTCTGAACTAGCTATTTCGATACGGAAGAAATATTGGGGCCTAGGTATTGGAACAATTTGCATGGAGGAATTAATAAAATACGCTAAAAGCAGTGAGTATTTAAAGCTTATCTATTTAGAAGTTGTAACAGAGAATAAACGCGCAATTAATTTGTACAAAAAATTTGGATTTATCGAAGCTGGTGAAATTCCAGCATTAATGCAAGTGGACAGACGATATTTAGATGTAACCATGATGTATTTGGTTATTTAGTCTTCTATAAGAAAGGCTAGATCATTAGCTACTT of Listeria monocytogenes contains these proteins:
- a CDS encoding NADP-dependent oxidoreductase, producing the protein MKAVVIENYGGKEELKEKEVAMPKAGKNQVIVKEAATSINPIDWKLREGYLKQMMDWEFPIILGWDVAGVISEVGEGVTDWKVGDEVFARPETTRFGTYAEYTAVDDHLLVPLPEGISFDEAASIPLAGLTAWQALFDHAKLQKGEKVLIHAGAGGVGTLAIQLAKHAGAEVITTASAKNHELLKSLGADQVIDYKEVNFKDVLSDIDVVFDTMGGQIETDSYDVLKEGTGRLVSIVGISNEDRAKEKNVTATGIWLQPNGEQLKELGKLLANKTIKPIVGATFPFSEKGVFDAHALSETHHAVGKIVISFNK
- a CDS encoding GNAT family N-acetyltransferase, whose amino-acid sequence is METRELKNGQIMMIRKATKEDSSNIITYLNEVAGETNYLSFGQGEFAFSIAEEAEYIEESDKNPGSVMLLCFIDDELASISQLIGHIKKRELHTSELAISIRKKYWGLGIGTICMEELIKYAKSSEYLKLIYLEVVTENKRAINLYKKFGFIEAGEIPALMQVDRRYLDVTMMYLVI